From a region of the Oncorhynchus tshawytscha isolate Ot180627B linkage group LG14, Otsh_v2.0, whole genome shotgun sequence genome:
- the abhd15a gene encoding protein ABHD15 isoform X1 yields the protein MLEWLVVLCIVILVAVIWPASKYFGTQGEPDALLQRLGISRRQTKERVSERCVSDREVPGDCANAQTPDLEGENKVPAVALICKPSALANYLLKHCRTFSNFTACTGWTWRASAFLQTVYGACWPYKSRVHFVRDYLQLSDDGLVALDWAVSVAGASYQKRRRTSSNSTSPILLIIPNSFGKITRNVLKLCEVALSHGYLPVVFNRRSHNATPLSTVKLQQFGDPGDLREAVRYVRYRQPVSRLYAVSESTGSGLLLSYLGECGSSSYVTAAACLSPVFRCQSWFEKGPIWPLHWALVTYQRICLSRYRTVLGETVHTDTLFSSCSLRGLEEVLFCQQPGPKGALALAVGTSSSSGGAWEAYWERNEPLRDVDEVAIPVLSVCAQDDPIRGDPQSTLPLELFESNPHFFLLLTTRGGHCGFNTQEGSAFSGGVTSGGTPGTSWSHQALLEFFRATTDFIAAEERAKQAARRRGLGGSSQGKVFRHRSVSTCKRLPACSHNIHTIYNWQRSYTR from the exons ATGCTGGAATGGCTAGTGGTTTTGTGTATTGTGATTCTGGTGGCCGTTATTTGGCCAGCTtcgaaatattttggtacccagGGCGAGCCAGACGCACTCCTCCAGAGGCTCGGAATTTCACGGCGGCAAACGAAGGAGAGGGTCTCGGAGAGGTGCGTCTCAGACCGGGAGGTCCCGGGGGACTGTGCTAATGCCCAGACACCGGACTTGGAAGGTGAGAATAAAGTCCCCGCTGTTGCGCTGATATGCAAACCCTCGGCGCTGGCCAACTATCTCCTCAAACACTGCAGGACTTTCAGCAATTTCACGGCGTGCACCGGATGGACATGGCGGGCGAGTGCGTTTCTTCAGACAGTCTACGGCGCGTGCTGGCCGTACAAGAGCCGGGTGCATTTCGTGCGAGACTACTTGCAGTTGAGTGACGATGGTCTCGTGGCACTGGACTGGGCAGTATCGGTGGCCGGTGCGTCGTACCAGAAACGGAGGAGAACCTCGAGTAATTCCACGAGCCCAATCCTCCTCATCATACCCAACTCTTTCGGGAAAATCACTAGAAATGTGCTGAAG CTCTGTGAGGTGGCGTTGTCCCATGGCTACCTACCCGTGGTGTTTAACCGGCGCAGCCACAACGCCACCCCCCTCAGCACCGTCAAGCTGCAGCAGTTTGGTGACCCGGGTGACCTACGCGAGGCCGTGCGCTACGTGCGCTACAGGCAGCCTGTGAGCCGGCTGTACGCGGTGAGCGAGAGCACCGGGTccggtctcctcctctcctacctggGAGAGTGTGGTTCATCCAGCTACGTGACGGCCGCCGCCTGCCTCTCGCCAGTGTTCCGCTGCCAGAGCTGGTTTGAGAAAGGACCCATCTGGCCCCTACACTGGGCTCTGGTGACTTACCAGAGGATATGCCTCAGCAG GTACAGGACAGTGCTGGGTGAGACAGTGCACACCGACACCCTTTTCTCCAGCTGTTCCCTGCGTGGCCTGGAGGAGGTGCTGTTCTGCCAGCAGCCAGGCCCTAAAGGAGCCCTGGCCCTAGCAGTGggcaccagcagcagcagtgggggAGCCTGGGAGGCCTACTGGGAACGCAATGAACCCCTCCGGGACGTAGACGAAGTCGCCATCCCCGTTCTGAGTGTCTGTGCTCAGGATGACCCTATCAGAGGAGACCCCCAGTCTACCCTACCCCTGGAACTCTTCGAGAGCAACCCCCACTTCTTCCTGCTGCTGACCACCAGGGGGGGACACTGTGGCTTTAACACCCAGGAAGGGAGTGCTTTCTCTGGGGGAGTGACCAGTGGAGGGACCCCTGGGACTAGCTGGAGTCACCAGGCCCTGCTGGAGTTCTTCAGGGCCACCACGGACTTCATTGCGGCAGAGGAGAGGGCTAAGCAGGCTGCCAGACGGAGGGGCCTGGGGGGTAGCAGCCAGGGCAAAGTCTTCAGACATCGTAGTGTCAGTACCTGTAAGAGGCTGCCCGCATGCTCACATAATATACACACTATCTACAACTGGCAGAGGTCTTATACACGATGA
- the abhd15a gene encoding protein ABHD15 isoform X2 gives MPRHRTWKLCEVALSHGYLPVVFNRRSHNATPLSTVKLQQFGDPGDLREAVRYVRYRQPVSRLYAVSESTGSGLLLSYLGECGSSSYVTAAACLSPVFRCQSWFEKGPIWPLHWALVTYQRICLSRYRTVLGETVHTDTLFSSCSLRGLEEVLFCQQPGPKGALALAVGTSSSSGGAWEAYWERNEPLRDVDEVAIPVLSVCAQDDPIRGDPQSTLPLELFESNPHFFLLLTTRGGHCGFNTQEGSAFSGGVTSGGTPGTSWSHQALLEFFRATTDFIAAEERAKQAARRRGLGGSSQGKVFRHRSVSTCKRLPACSHNIHTIYNWQRSYTR, from the exons ATGCCCAGACACCGGACTTGGAAG CTCTGTGAGGTGGCGTTGTCCCATGGCTACCTACCCGTGGTGTTTAACCGGCGCAGCCACAACGCCACCCCCCTCAGCACCGTCAAGCTGCAGCAGTTTGGTGACCCGGGTGACCTACGCGAGGCCGTGCGCTACGTGCGCTACAGGCAGCCTGTGAGCCGGCTGTACGCGGTGAGCGAGAGCACCGGGTccggtctcctcctctcctacctggGAGAGTGTGGTTCATCCAGCTACGTGACGGCCGCCGCCTGCCTCTCGCCAGTGTTCCGCTGCCAGAGCTGGTTTGAGAAAGGACCCATCTGGCCCCTACACTGGGCTCTGGTGACTTACCAGAGGATATGCCTCAGCAG GTACAGGACAGTGCTGGGTGAGACAGTGCACACCGACACCCTTTTCTCCAGCTGTTCCCTGCGTGGCCTGGAGGAGGTGCTGTTCTGCCAGCAGCCAGGCCCTAAAGGAGCCCTGGCCCTAGCAGTGggcaccagcagcagcagtgggggAGCCTGGGAGGCCTACTGGGAACGCAATGAACCCCTCCGGGACGTAGACGAAGTCGCCATCCCCGTTCTGAGTGTCTGTGCTCAGGATGACCCTATCAGAGGAGACCCCCAGTCTACCCTACCCCTGGAACTCTTCGAGAGCAACCCCCACTTCTTCCTGCTGCTGACCACCAGGGGGGGACACTGTGGCTTTAACACCCAGGAAGGGAGTGCTTTCTCTGGGGGAGTGACCAGTGGAGGGACCCCTGGGACTAGCTGGAGTCACCAGGCCCTGCTGGAGTTCTTCAGGGCCACCACGGACTTCATTGCGGCAGAGGAGAGGGCTAAGCAGGCTGCCAGACGGAGGGGCCTGGGGGGTAGCAGCCAGGGCAAAGTCTTCAGACATCGTAGTGTCAGTACCTGTAAGAGGCTGCCCGCATGCTCACATAATATACACACTATCTACAACTGGCAGAGGTCTTATACACGATGA